A genomic stretch from Edaphobacter aggregans includes:
- a CDS encoding DinB family protein produces MNTPSLTAEDLLAWNDATAESWHALASEHPSLLQIPCDIHNSTTVGQLLQHIVAAELRYAERLSDAPATDYASIPFATADEIFATHRRALEILKNLFQNPEFDWNREIEFPTLTAGKRRATRKAVFQHALLHSIRHYAQLATLARQHGIRPAPSDYLLLASSPA; encoded by the coding sequence ATGAATACTCCCTCTCTTACAGCAGAAGACCTCCTCGCCTGGAACGATGCCACGGCAGAAAGTTGGCATGCGCTCGCCTCGGAGCATCCTTCGCTTCTCCAGATACCATGCGACATCCATAATTCGACCACTGTGGGCCAGCTCCTCCAGCACATCGTTGCCGCAGAGCTACGCTACGCCGAACGTCTGTCCGACGCTCCAGCCACCGACTACGCTAGCATTCCCTTTGCCACCGCCGACGAAATCTTCGCAACACATCGCCGCGCCCTCGAAATTCTGAAAAATCTCTTCCAGAATCCCGAATTCGATTGGAACCGCGAGATCGAGTTCCCCACACTCACCGCAGGCAAGCGGCGAGCGACCCGCAAGGCTGTCTTTCAACACGCTCTGCTGCATAGCATCCGTCACTACGCTCAACTTGCCACGCTCGCTCGTCAGCATGGTATCCGCCCCGCGCCATCCGACTATCTTCTCTTGGCTTCGAGCCCCGCCTAG
- the ilvC gene encoding ketol-acid reductoisomerase, producing MAKTYHDADADLSLIQAKKVAIIGYGSQGHAHALNLKDSGVEVRVGLRPDSPNAERARKAGLVVDTVANVSRWADVIMNLTPDQTAAKVHKAEVEPNLAPGKTLMFAHGFNIRFGTILPPVGVDVSLVAPKAPGHRVREVFTEGGGVPGLVAVEQDATGNALALALSYAKGIGCTRAGVLQTTFTEETETDLFGEQAVLCGGTAALVKAGFETLTEAGYQPELAYFEVLHELKLIVDLMYRGGLAYMRHSISDTAEWGDYMAGPRIVTAETKKAMKKLLDEIQDGSFAKKFIEENETGRHQFARIRQEEAAHGIEKVGADLRKAMPFLDPVKVVDGAVVKA from the coding sequence ATGGCAAAGACTTACCACGACGCAGACGCAGACCTCTCCCTCATCCAAGCCAAGAAGGTAGCCATCATCGGCTACGGCTCGCAGGGCCATGCCCACGCCCTCAACCTCAAGGACTCCGGCGTAGAAGTCCGCGTAGGCCTCCGTCCCGACTCGCCCAACGCCGAGCGCGCCCGCAAAGCCGGCCTCGTCGTCGACACGGTCGCCAATGTCAGCAGGTGGGCTGACGTCATCATGAACCTGACGCCCGACCAGACCGCAGCTAAGGTCCACAAGGCCGAGGTCGAGCCGAACCTGGCCCCCGGCAAGACTCTGATGTTCGCCCACGGCTTCAACATCCGCTTCGGCACCATTCTCCCGCCCGTCGGTGTCGATGTCTCCCTCGTCGCCCCCAAGGCCCCCGGCCATCGCGTCCGCGAAGTCTTCACCGAAGGCGGCGGCGTACCCGGCCTCGTAGCCGTCGAGCAGGACGCCACCGGAAACGCCCTCGCCCTCGCGCTCTCGTACGCCAAGGGCATCGGCTGCACCCGCGCCGGAGTCCTCCAGACCACCTTCACCGAAGAGACCGAGACCGACCTCTTCGGCGAGCAGGCCGTTCTCTGCGGAGGCACCGCTGCACTCGTCAAGGCAGGATTCGAGACCCTCACCGAGGCCGGCTACCAGCCTGAACTCGCCTACTTCGAAGTCCTCCACGAGCTCAAGCTCATCGTCGACCTCATGTACCGCGGCGGCCTCGCCTACATGCGCCACTCCATCTCCGACACCGCCGAGTGGGGAGACTACATGGCCGGCCCACGCATCGTCACCGCCGAAACCAAGAAGGCCATGAAGAAGCTTCTCGATGAGATTCAGGACGGCAGCTTCGCTAAGAAGTTCATCGAGGAGAACGAGACCGGCCGTCACCAGTTCGCGCGCATCCGCCAGGAAGAGGCCGCCCACGGCATCGAGAAGGTTGGCGCCGACCTCCGCAAAGCCATGCCCTTCCTCGACCCCGTCAAGGTCGTCGATGGCGCCGTCGTCAAGGCATAG
- a CDS encoding beta-L-arabinofuranosidase domain-containing protein, which translates to MSNKTRREFLSQSAAALAAASLRPASLLAKDTPAPTPLLQFDYAQVQLLDGPLLDQFQQNHALFLHLDEDSILKPFRQLTGQPAPGEDMGGWYSPSKDFDPPKNMTGYVPGHTFGQYLSGLSRAYAITRDPATQQKVHRLVVGFAPTAISAFYRNYCLPAYTFDKTNCGLIDAHQFAADPAAFDVLNKATDAVLPWLPEKALDREEMAARPHPNIAYTWDESYTLPENFYLAYTRGAGDRYRQLARRFLQDDTYFNPLAEGNNVLPGQHAYSHVNALNSAMQAYFVDGSQHHLTAARNGFQYVLDQSFATGGWGPNETFQKPDTDGLADSLTHTHSSFETPCGAYGHFKIARNLMRATGESTYGDSMEAILYNTILGARPIRPDGITFYYSDYNQNAVKSDYEQAWPCCSGTFPQLTADYGISSYLRSPNGIYVNLYVPSRVSWKQGVASAALTQQTLYPNANETSLNLQLDRSERFTIALRIPAWAGPATKVLINGRSADLHPQPGTWLKIDRTWKNADRIELSFDMPLRLTPLDKRHPDLVALMRGPVALFAIQPAPQKISKQALLSARRASASSTDWLVATDGEPLLMKPFPAITTERYRLYQQT; encoded by the coding sequence ATGAGTAACAAAACCCGACGCGAGTTTCTAAGTCAGAGCGCAGCAGCGCTGGCAGCCGCATCTTTGCGGCCTGCTTCGTTGCTGGCGAAAGACACACCTGCACCAACTCCGCTTCTCCAATTCGACTACGCGCAGGTCCAGCTCCTCGACGGCCCCCTTCTCGATCAGTTTCAGCAAAATCACGCACTGTTCCTGCATCTCGACGAAGACAGCATCCTCAAACCATTTCGCCAGCTCACCGGCCAGCCTGCACCCGGAGAAGACATGGGAGGCTGGTACTCGCCCTCCAAAGACTTCGACCCGCCCAAAAACATGACGGGCTATGTCCCCGGCCATACCTTCGGCCAGTATCTCTCCGGCCTCTCGCGAGCGTATGCCATCACGCGAGATCCGGCGACACAGCAGAAGGTTCATCGCCTCGTAGTCGGATTCGCTCCCACCGCAATTTCTGCCTTCTATCGCAACTATTGCCTGCCCGCCTACACCTTCGACAAGACGAACTGCGGCCTCATCGACGCGCATCAGTTCGCCGCCGATCCCGCTGCATTCGATGTCCTGAACAAGGCAACCGACGCCGTCCTTCCCTGGCTACCCGAGAAGGCCCTCGACCGAGAAGAGATGGCGGCCCGCCCGCACCCAAACATCGCCTACACCTGGGACGAGTCCTACACGCTGCCCGAAAACTTCTACCTCGCCTACACTCGCGGGGCAGGCGACCGCTACCGTCAACTCGCCCGTCGTTTCCTTCAGGACGACACCTACTTCAACCCGCTCGCCGAAGGCAACAACGTCCTGCCCGGACAGCACGCCTACAGCCACGTCAACGCGCTCAACTCCGCCATGCAGGCTTACTTTGTCGACGGCAGCCAGCATCACCTCACCGCCGCCCGCAACGGCTTTCAATACGTTCTCGATCAGAGCTTCGCCACTGGCGGCTGGGGCCCGAACGAGACCTTCCAGAAACCCGACACCGACGGCCTCGCAGATTCCCTCACCCATACCCACAGCAGCTTCGAAACCCCCTGCGGAGCCTACGGACACTTCAAGATCGCCCGCAACCTTATGCGTGCTACCGGCGAAAGCACCTACGGCGACAGCATGGAAGCCATCCTCTATAACACCATCCTTGGAGCACGCCCCATCCGCCCCGATGGCATCACTTTCTACTACTCCGACTACAATCAGAACGCCGTCAAATCCGACTACGAACAAGCGTGGCCCTGCTGCTCCGGCACCTTCCCGCAGCTAACAGCCGACTACGGAATCAGCTCTTACCTCCGCTCCCCAAACGGCATCTACGTCAATCTCTACGTACCCTCGCGAGTCTCGTGGAAACAGGGTGTGGCCTCCGCTGCACTCACGCAGCAGACGCTCTACCCCAACGCCAACGAAACATCGCTCAACCTGCAGCTCGACCGCTCCGAGCGATTCACAATTGCTCTGCGAATCCCAGCGTGGGCAGGTCCAGCGACCAAAGTTCTCATCAACGGACGCAGCGCCGACCTTCATCCCCAACCGGGAACCTGGCTCAAAATCGACCGCACCTGGAAGAACGCCGACCGCATCGAGCTCTCCTTCGACATGCCTCTGCGTTTAACTCCGCTCGATAAACGCCATCCGGATCTCGTCGCCCTCATGCGTGGTCCCGTCGCGCTCTTTGCCATTCAACCCGCGCCGCAGAAGATCAGCAAACAAGCTCTCCTCTCCGCACGCCGCGCCAGCGCATCCTCAACAGACTGGCTTGTCGCAACTGATGGCGAGCCCCTGCTCATGAAGCCTTTTCCCGCAATCACCACCGAACGATATCGCCTGTATCAACAAACCTGA
- the ilvN gene encoding acetolactate synthase small subunit codes for MLHTFVALVQDKPGVLTRVASLFRRLNINIVSLTVGESERADTSRMTIVCEAPEHAAHRIRASLYKLEITVDIDEVGRSEAVIRELCLIKVAAGPREPNGLHSRSQIFELANVFRARVVDLAPESIMLEMTGSSSKIEGLIQVITESGYTILEVSRTGRMAMRRGHHTSRVLKALGTPNGEQPVTIFPDRSQDDDLPNQFVEDET; via the coding sequence ATGCTCCACACCTTTGTAGCTCTCGTTCAAGACAAGCCAGGCGTACTCACCCGGGTAGCCTCGCTCTTTCGCCGCCTGAACATCAACATCGTCTCGCTCACCGTAGGCGAGTCCGAGCGCGCCGACACCTCCCGCATGACCATCGTCTGCGAGGCCCCCGAGCACGCCGCCCACCGCATTCGCGCCAGCCTGTACAAACTCGAAATCACCGTCGACATCGACGAAGTAGGCCGCAGCGAAGCCGTCATCCGCGAACTATGCCTCATCAAGGTCGCCGCCGGCCCCCGCGAACCCAACGGGCTGCACTCACGCTCGCAGATCTTCGAGCTCGCCAACGTCTTCCGCGCCCGCGTCGTCGATCTCGCTCCCGAGTCCATCATGCTCGAGATGACCGGCAGCTCCAGCAAGATCGAAGGCCTCATCCAGGTCATCACCGAGTCCGGCTACACCATCCTCGAGGTCTCCCGCACCGGCCGTATGGCCATGCGCCGAGGCCACCACACCAGCCGCGTCCTCAAAGCTCTCGGCACGCCAAACGGCGAGCAACCCGTCACCATCTTCCCCGACCGCTCGCAGGACGACGACCTGCCCAACCAGTTCGTTGAAGATGAGACTTAA
- the ilvB gene encoding biosynthetic-type acetolactate synthase large subunit has product MTNNQHPTLTGSEILWATLVGEGVTEVFGYPGGAILPIYDALRKFPIHHILVRHEQGASHMADGYARASGKVGVCMATSGPGATNLVTGIATAMLDSIPIVAITGQVSSKVLGSDAFQEVDITGITLPITKHNFLVTRAEDIAPTVRLAFQIAQSGRPGPVLVDITKDAQQATATFDFAAAAPAAYRPHPMLRAESSSIQQAIELIKAAKRPVILAGHGIIQSNAEQQVIAFAERHQIPVASTLLGLGAFPTHHALSLGMMGMHGESWVNHAIQQADLLLAFGMRFDDRVTGNLASYAPNAKKIHIEIDPSEINKNVKADVALIGDLKEVLELLLPLLPRKSDTSWISEVNAMKGDAAVRDIINLPDNGHLYAAHVINDIWREAVAAGREKDTIIVTDVGQHQMWEAQYYKHDASRTLVTSGGLGTMGFALPAAIGAKVACPQKDVWVIAGDGGFQMTAAELSTIVQENLAINIAVINNGFLGMVRQWQEAFYDKNYSASPILSPDFVKLAAAHGIDGAHVSKRKDVTPTVTKSRTSGKAFLINFQVEKEDGVYPMIAPGAALHEMVRRPQKDPLLETAEDE; this is encoded by the coding sequence ATGACTAACAATCAACACCCCACCTTAACCGGCTCCGAGATCCTCTGGGCCACGCTCGTAGGCGAAGGTGTCACCGAGGTCTTCGGCTACCCCGGCGGAGCCATCCTCCCCATCTACGACGCCCTGCGCAAGTTCCCGATCCACCACATCCTCGTCCGCCACGAGCAGGGCGCCTCGCACATGGCCGACGGCTATGCCCGCGCCTCCGGCAAGGTCGGCGTCTGCATGGCCACCTCCGGTCCCGGCGCGACCAACCTCGTCACCGGCATCGCCACCGCCATGCTCGATAGCATCCCCATCGTCGCGATCACCGGACAGGTCTCCTCCAAGGTCCTTGGCTCCGACGCCTTCCAGGAAGTCGATATCACGGGCATCACCCTGCCCATCACCAAGCACAACTTCCTCGTCACCCGCGCCGAAGACATCGCGCCGACTGTCCGCCTCGCCTTCCAGATCGCGCAGTCCGGCCGCCCTGGCCCCGTCCTCGTCGACATCACCAAGGACGCCCAGCAGGCCACCGCCACCTTCGACTTCGCCGCCGCCGCTCCCGCCGCCTACCGGCCCCACCCCATGCTGCGCGCCGAAAGCTCCTCCATCCAGCAGGCCATCGAACTCATCAAGGCCGCCAAGAGGCCCGTCATCCTGGCCGGCCACGGCATCATCCAGTCCAATGCCGAGCAACAGGTCATCGCCTTCGCCGAGCGTCACCAGATCCCAGTCGCCAGCACCCTCCTCGGCCTCGGAGCCTTCCCCACCCACCACGCCCTCTCGCTCGGCATGATGGGCATGCACGGCGAATCCTGGGTCAACCACGCCATCCAGCAGGCCGACCTGCTGCTCGCCTTCGGCATGCGCTTCGACGACCGCGTCACCGGCAACCTCGCCAGCTACGCCCCCAACGCCAAGAAGATCCACATCGAGATCGACCCCTCCGAGATCAACAAGAACGTTAAGGCTGACGTAGCTCTCATCGGCGACCTGAAGGAAGTCCTCGAACTCCTCCTCCCGCTACTACCCAGGAAGTCCGACACCAGCTGGATCAGCGAAGTCAACGCCATGAAGGGCGACGCCGCCGTCCGCGACATCATCAACCTCCCCGACAACGGCCACCTCTACGCCGCCCACGTCATCAACGACATCTGGCGCGAAGCCGTCGCCGCAGGCCGCGAAAAAGATACCATCATCGTTACAGATGTAGGTCAGCACCAGATGTGGGAGGCCCAGTACTACAAGCACGACGCTTCCCGCACGCTCGTTACCAGCGGAGGCCTTGGCACCATGGGCTTCGCCCTGCCGGCTGCCATCGGAGCCAAGGTAGCCTGCCCCCAAAAAGATGTCTGGGTCATCGCCGGCGACGGCGGCTTCCAGATGACCGCTGCCGAGCTCTCCACCATCGTCCAGGAGAACCTCGCCATCAACATCGCCGTCATCAACAACGGCTTCCTCGGCATGGTGCGCCAGTGGCAGGAGGCCTTCTACGACAAGAACTACAGCGCCAGCCCCATCCTCTCGCCCGACTTCGTGAAGCTAGCCGCAGCCCACGGCATTGATGGGGCACACGTCAGCAAGCGCAAGGATGTAACCCCCACAGTCACAAAATCCCGCACGAGTGGCAAAGCATTCCTGATCAACTTCCAGGTAGAAAAAGAAGATGGCGTCTACCCCATGATCGCCCCGGGGGCCGCACTCCATGAGATGGTCCGCAGGCCGCAAAAAGATCCGCTTCTTGAAACTGCGGAGGATGAATAA
- the ilvD gene encoding dihydroxy-acid dehydratase, producing MSNEIDPKKHSRILTEGPSRAAARSYLRGVGFSKEDLHKPIIGIANTWTEIGPCNFHLRQVAEAVKQGVREAGGTPMEFNTVTISDGITMGTEGMKASLISREVIADSIELVARGNSFDGLICIAGCDKNMPAAIMALGRLDIPGLMLYGGSIAPGKLPQPDGTTKEITILQVFEGMGSHAAGKINNDELEALEAAACPGPGACGGQFTANTMAMAGEFLGISPIQITGVPAMSADKAAASREAGRLVMELAKNDLRPSKIVTRKAIENAYVSACASGGSTNAVLHLLAIAREYNIPFIIDDFNAISDRTPHICDLSPGGKYAAKDYQDAGGSRLLAKRLLDAGLIDGSQITVTGKTLAEEAVHAVETPNQPVIYPIEHPLKPTGGLVILKGNLSPDGSVVKVAGHERLNHTGPARVFNSEDACHAAVEAGKINPNDVCVIRYEGPRGGPGMREMLAVTAAIKGIPELSETVALLTDGRFSGATRGLMVGHVAPEAQLGGPIAAVREGDMITFDIPNRELRLDVPAEEIAARLKSWKAPEPRYKRGVFAKYTNSVSSASEGAITT from the coding sequence GTGAGCAACGAAATCGATCCCAAGAAGCACTCGAGAATCCTCACCGAAGGCCCCAGTCGAGCCGCAGCCCGTTCCTACCTGCGCGGCGTAGGCTTCAGCAAAGAAGACCTGCACAAGCCCATCATCGGCATAGCCAACACCTGGACAGAGATCGGCCCCTGCAACTTCCATCTCCGTCAGGTCGCTGAAGCCGTCAAGCAGGGCGTCCGCGAGGCCGGGGGCACCCCCATGGAGTTCAACACCGTCACCATCTCCGACGGCATTACCATGGGCACCGAGGGCATGAAGGCCTCGCTCATCTCCCGCGAGGTCATCGCCGACTCCATCGAACTCGTCGCGCGCGGCAACTCCTTCGACGGCCTCATCTGCATCGCCGGCTGCGACAAGAACATGCCCGCCGCCATCATGGCGCTTGGCCGACTCGACATCCCGGGCCTCATGCTCTACGGCGGCTCCATCGCACCCGGCAAGCTCCCCCAGCCCGACGGCACGACCAAAGAGATCACCATCCTTCAGGTCTTCGAAGGCATGGGCTCCCACGCCGCCGGAAAGATTAATAATGACGAACTCGAAGCTCTCGAAGCAGCCGCCTGTCCGGGCCCCGGAGCCTGCGGCGGCCAGTTCACCGCCAACACCATGGCCATGGCCGGCGAGTTCCTCGGCATCTCCCCCATCCAGATCACCGGAGTCCCCGCCATGTCCGCCGACAAGGCAGCCGCCAGTCGCGAGGCAGGCCGCCTCGTCATGGAGCTAGCCAAGAACGACCTGCGCCCCTCGAAGATCGTCACGCGCAAGGCCATCGAGAACGCCTACGTCTCCGCCTGCGCCTCGGGCGGCAGCACCAACGCTGTCCTGCACCTGCTCGCTATCGCGCGTGAGTACAACATCCCCTTCATCATCGACGACTTCAACGCTATCAGCGACCGCACCCCGCATATCTGCGACCTCTCCCCCGGCGGCAAATACGCAGCCAAGGACTACCAGGACGCAGGCGGCTCCCGTCTTCTCGCGAAGCGGCTCCTCGACGCAGGCCTCATCGACGGTAGCCAGATCACCGTCACTGGCAAGACCCTCGCCGAAGAGGCCGTCCACGCCGTCGAGACGCCCAACCAGCCCGTCATCTATCCCATCGAACACCCGCTCAAGCCCACCGGCGGCCTCGTTATCCTCAAAGGCAACCTCTCCCCCGACGGCTCCGTCGTCAAAGTCGCCGGCCACGAGCGCCTCAATCACACTGGGCCCGCGCGCGTCTTTAACTCCGAGGATGCCTGCCACGCCGCCGTCGAAGCCGGCAAGATCAACCCCAACGACGTCTGCGTCATCCGCTACGAAGGCCCCCGCGGAGGCCCCGGCATGCGCGAGATGCTAGCCGTTACCGCAGCGATCAAAGGCATCCCCGAGCTCTCGGAGACCGTAGCCCTCCTCACCGACGGCCGCTTCTCCGGAGCCACCCGCGGCCTCATGGTCGGCCACGTTGCCCCCGAAGCCCAGCTCGGAGGCCCCATCGCCGCTGTCCGCGAAGGCGACATGATCACCTTCGACATCCCCAACCGCGAACTTCGCCTCGACGTGCCAGCCGAAGAGATCGCCGCACGACTCAAATCATGGAAGGCCCCGGAACCCCGCTACAAGCGCGGAGTCTTCGCCAAGTACACCAACTCTGTGAGCTCTGCCAGCGAGGGAGCCATCACCACCTAG
- the leuD gene encoding 3-isopropylmalate dehydratase small subunit, translating to MEPINILTSTAAPLPLPNIDTDQIIPKQFLKRIERTGYGDFLFFDWRRIQDGPAAGEPNPDFVLNKPEHKGAEILIAEKNFGCGSSREHAAWAINQYGFRAVIAPSFADIFFSNAGKNGIILCRLTDDEVKTLLARTTANPKHKLTINLEQQTVTDDEGFNAHFDIDPFRKYCLLNGLDDIGLTLRHEHALDHFERRHDEDFWSAPKANVA from the coding sequence ATGGAACCCATCAACATCCTCACCTCCACCGCTGCCCCGCTGCCACTGCCGAACATCGACACCGACCAGATCATCCCGAAGCAGTTCCTCAAGCGCATCGAGCGCACTGGCTATGGCGATTTCCTCTTCTTCGACTGGCGCCGGATTCAGGACGGCCCCGCCGCCGGCGAGCCCAACCCTGACTTCGTCCTCAACAAGCCCGAACACAAGGGTGCCGAGATCCTCATCGCCGAGAAGAACTTCGGCTGTGGCAGCTCCCGCGAGCACGCTGCCTGGGCCATCAACCAGTACGGCTTCCGCGCCGTCATCGCGCCCAGCTTTGCCGACATCTTCTTCTCGAACGCCGGCAAGAACGGCATCATCCTCTGCCGCCTCACCGACGACGAGGTCAAAACCCTCCTCGCCCGCACCACCGCGAACCCAAAACACAAGCTCACCATCAACCTCGAACAGCAAACCGTCACCGACGACGAAGGCTTTAACGCTCACTTCGACATCGATCCATTCCGCAAATACTGCCTGCTAAACGGACTCGACGACATCGGTTTAACCCTGCGCCACGAGCATGCTCTGGACCACTTCGAGCGCCGCCACGACGAAGATTTCTGGTCCGCGCCTAAAGCAAATGTCGCATAA
- the leuC gene encoding 3-isopropylmalate dehydratase large subunit — MSTAPKTLFEKVWQQHVVAEPEGEPTILYIDLHLVHEVTSPQAFDGLRLAGRKVRRPERHIATVDHNVPTTSAEDRLHIVDQISANQVNALRKNCAEFGIEFFDVQDASQGIVHMIGPELGATKPGMTIVCGDSHTSTHGAFGALAFGIGTSEVEHVMATQTLPQSKPKTFRINVDGDLPYGVTAKDIILDIIGRIGTDGATGYAVEYAGSAIRSLSMEGRMTICNMSIEAGARAGMIAPDETTFAYLKGRRFSPTGTAWDEAVAHWRTLPTDTDAPFDRELHIDAATITPTVSWGTSPGMVTSIEGKVPSVEDARTEADKKSYARALEYMGLKPGTPIEEIKIDAVFLGSCTNARIEDLRAAAKVVKGHHIATTVRAMVVPGSQAVKRQAEQEGLDSIFKTAGFEWREPGCSMCLGMNPDILAPGERCASTSNRNFEGRQGRGGRTHLVSPQMAAAAAITGHFTDIRNWKQSEGGSR, encoded by the coding sequence ATGAGCACAGCACCGAAAACTTTGTTTGAAAAAGTCTGGCAGCAGCACGTCGTTGCTGAGCCCGAAGGCGAACCGACGATCCTCTACATCGACCTGCACCTCGTCCACGAGGTCACCTCGCCGCAGGCCTTTGATGGTCTTCGCTTGGCTGGCCGCAAAGTACGCCGTCCCGAGCGCCACATCGCCACCGTCGATCACAACGTCCCCACCACCAGCGCCGAGGACCGCCTTCACATCGTCGACCAGATCTCCGCGAATCAGGTCAACGCCCTGCGCAAAAACTGCGCTGAGTTCGGCATCGAGTTCTTCGACGTGCAGGACGCCTCGCAAGGCATCGTCCACATGATCGGGCCCGAGCTTGGAGCCACCAAGCCCGGCATGACCATCGTCTGCGGCGACTCCCACACCAGCACCCACGGAGCCTTCGGTGCATTGGCCTTCGGCATCGGCACCAGCGAAGTCGAGCACGTCATGGCCACGCAGACACTCCCGCAGTCCAAGCCCAAGACCTTCCGCATCAACGTCGACGGCGACCTCCCTTACGGTGTCACCGCAAAGGACATCATCCTCGACATCATCGGCCGCATCGGTACCGATGGAGCCACCGGCTACGCCGTCGAGTACGCAGGCTCAGCCATCCGCTCGCTCTCCATGGAAGGCCGCATGACCATCTGCAACATGAGCATCGAGGCAGGAGCCCGCGCCGGAATGATCGCCCCCGACGAGACCACCTTCGCCTACCTCAAAGGTCGCCGCTTCTCGCCAACCGGCACAGCATGGGACGAGGCCGTCGCCCACTGGCGCACTCTCCCCACCGACACCGACGCCCCCTTTGATCGTGAACTCCACATCGACGCCGCGACCATCACTCCGACCGTCTCCTGGGGCACAAGTCCGGGCATGGTTACATCCATCGAAGGCAAGGTCCCGTCCGTTGAGGACGCGCGCACCGAGGCCGACAAAAAATCCTACGCCCGCGCCCTCGAATACATGGGCCTCAAGCCCGGCACCCCTATCGAAGAGATCAAGATCGACGCCGTCTTCCTCGGCTCCTGCACGAACGCGCGCATCGAAGATCTCCGCGCGGCGGCCAAGGTCGTCAAGGGCCACCACATCGCCACCACTGTTCGCGCCATGGTCGTTCCAGGATCACAGGCCGTCAAGCGACAAGCCGAGCAGGAAGGCCTCGATTCCATCTTCAAGACCGCAGGCTTCGAGTGGCGCGAGCCCGGCTGCAGCATGTGCCTCGGCATGAACCCCGACATCCTCGCCCCCGGTGAGCGCTGCGCCTCAACCAGCAACCGCAACTTCGAAGGCCGCCAGGGACGCGGAGGCCGCACCCACCTCGTCTCTCCCCAGATGGCCGCCGCCGCCGCCATCACCGGCCACTTCACCGACATCCGCAACTGGAAGCAGAGCGAAGGAGGCTCGCGCTAA
- the leuB gene encoding 3-isopropylmalate dehydrogenase — protein sequence MRLKIAVLAGDGIGPEVTQQATNILRAVAELGGHDFTFVEGLIGGVAITKTGSPLPTTTLDAALDSDAVLLGAVGDNQFNALPPDKRPEAGLLQIRQALGGFANLRPSIAYAALATSSPLRPEVTKDVDILFVRELLGGLYFGAPRWWDRDSNEAINTMRYTRDEIVRVARVAFELASKRRKKVTSVDKANVLEVSQLWRATVTEVAKDYPVVTLEHQLVDSMAMHIMNIPRNFDVVLTENLFGDILSDEAGVITGSLGMLPSATIGGAVNLYEPVHGSAPDIAGTGKANPLGAILTAAMVLRHSANLEQDARAVEQAVHTVLNAGYRTADIARGQDPGQTPVTTQEMGKLVHQALTESIDRRQAMHAV from the coding sequence ATGCGTTTGAAAATTGCAGTCTTGGCCGGCGACGGCATCGGCCCCGAAGTCACGCAGCAAGCAACCAACATTCTCCGCGCGGTAGCAGAGCTCGGCGGCCACGACTTCACCTTCGTTGAAGGCCTCATCGGTGGAGTCGCCATCACCAAGACCGGCTCCCCGCTGCCCACCACAACGCTCGACGCCGCGCTCGACTCCGACGCCGTTCTGCTCGGTGCCGTGGGCGACAACCAGTTCAACGCCCTGCCGCCCGACAAGCGCCCGGAAGCCGGTCTCCTGCAGATCCGCCAGGCACTTGGCGGCTTCGCCAACCTGCGCCCCTCCATTGCCTACGCAGCGTTGGCCACCAGTTCCCCGCTGCGCCCCGAGGTCACGAAGGACGTCGATATCCTCTTCGTGCGCGAACTCCTCGGTGGCCTCTACTTCGGTGCACCCCGCTGGTGGGACCGTGACTCCAACGAAGCCATCAACACCATGCGCTACACCCGTGACGAGATCGTCCGCGTCGCCCGCGTCGCCTTCGAACTAGCCAGCAAGCGCCGCAAAAAAGTTACCTCTGTCGATAAGGCCAACGTCCTTGAGGTCTCGCAGCTCTGGCGCGCCACCGTCACCGAAGTCGCCAAGGACTACCCCGTCGTCACCCTCGAACATCAGCTCGTCGACTCTATGGCGATGCACATTATGAACATCCCGCGGAACTTCGATGTCGTCCTCACCGAGAACCTATTCGGCGACATCCTCTCCGATGAAGCGGGCGTCATCACCGGCTCCCTCGGCATGTTGCCATCAGCCACCATCGGCGGAGCCGTCAATCTCTACGAGCCCGTTCATGGCAGCGCCCCCGACATCGCAGGCACCGGCAAGGCTAACCCTCTCGGCGCGATCCTCACCGCCGCCATGGTACTTCGCCACTCCGCGAATCTAGAGCAGGATGCACGCGCCGTCGAGCAAGCCGTCCACACGGTTCTCAACGCCGGCTACCGCACCGCCGACATCGCCCGCGGCCAGGATCCCGGACAGACGCCAGTCACCACCCAGGAGATGGGCAAATTGGTCCATCAGGCCCTGACCGAATCCATCGACCGCCGTCAGGCAATGCACGCCGTATGA